From a region of the Cololabis saira isolate AMF1-May2022 chromosome 8, fColSai1.1, whole genome shotgun sequence genome:
- the znf740a gene encoding gastrula zinc finger protein XlCGF57.1 isoform X10 — MSHLPSSSVRDHMKWAGLLGCEAVLSSMALMQASSMAAPPKKMMAPLGHAPPQREGPDRAPQGHMILPSGMSCPPLLIRKEGEFQAPRLLDEKEMRANEDMQQKKKNRKSVTPCKGTGGDENGPASKVQKNFICDHCYGAFRSGYHLKRHILIHTGVKPYACTMCDMRFFQRYHLERHRLTHTGVKPYACSMCDMRFFQRYHLARHTLTHTGVKPYACSMCDMRFFQRYHLARHSLTHTGVKPYACSMCDMRFFQRYHLARHTLTHTGVKPYACSMCDMRFFQRYHLARHTLTHTGVKPYACTMCDMRFIQRYQLERHSLTHTGVKPYACTMCDKRFFQRYHLARHSLTHMGVKPFACTMCDMKFFQRYHLARHSLTHTGVKPYACTMCDKRFFQRYHLARHSLTHMGVKPFACTMCDMRFVQRYHLARHSLTHTGVKPYACTMCDKRFFQRYHLARHSLTHMGVKPFACTMCDMRFVQRYHLTRHSLTHTGVKPYACSMCDMRFIQRNHLERHSLTHTGEKPFACDMCDMRFIQRYHLERHKRVHSGEKPYQCERCQQNFSRTDRLLRHRRLCQGRGVAKVENQPCCEPRPYPQEPPPAPPTWSPLHPPPGRLAV; from the exons ATGTCACATCTGCCCAGCAGCTCAGTCCGCGACCATATGAAATGG GCGGGGCTGCTTGGCTGTGAAGCTGTCCTCTCCAGTATGGCTTTGATGCAGGCCAGTTCGATGGCCGCTCCACCCAAAAAAATGATGGCTCCACTTGGCCATGCACCGCCTCAGAGAGAGGGACCTGACCGTGCTCCCCAGGGCCATATGATTCTCCCATCGGGAATGAgctgtccaccactg CTTATCCGGAAGGAAGGTGAATTCCAAGCTCCTCGCTTACTGGATGAGAAAGAGATGAGGGCCAACGAGGacatgcagcagaaaaaaaagaacaggaaATCAGTAACACCCTGTAAA GGTACAGGTGGCGATGAGAATGGTCCAGCATCCAAAGTGCAGAAAAATTTTATCTGCGACCACTGTTATGGAGCGTTTAGGAGTGGATACCACCTGAAGAGACATATCCTCATTCATACAG GAGTGAAGCCGTACGCTTGTACCATGTGTGACATGAGGTTTTTCCAGCGTTACCACCTGGAGAGACACAGACTCACACATACGG GGGTGAAGCCATACGCTTGCTCCATGTGTGACATGAGGTTCTTCCAACGTTACCATCTGGCAAGACACACCCTCACACATACTG GGGTGAAGCCATACGCTTGCTCCATGTGTGATATGAGATTTTTTCAGCGCTACCACTTGGCAAGACACAGCCTCACCCACACGG GGGTGAAGCCATATGCTTGCTCAATGTGTGACATGAGATTTTTCCAGAGATACCACCTGGCAAGACACACGCTCACCCATACGG GGGTGAAGCCATACGCTTGCTCCATGTGTGACATGAGGTTCTTCCAGCGTTACCATTTGGCAAGACACACCCTCACACATACTG GGGTGAAGCCTTATGCTTGCACTATGTGTGACATGAGGTTTATTCAACGTTACCAACTGGAGAGACACAGTCTAACTCATACAG GGGTGAAGCCGTACGCTTGCACCATGTGTGACAAGAGGTTTTTTCAGCGCTACCACCTGGCGAGACACAGCCTCACTCATATGG GTGTGAAACCTTTTGCTTGCACCATGTGTGACATGAAGTTTTTTCAACGTTACCACCTGGCGAGACACAGCCTCACTCATACGG GTGTGAAACCTTATGCTTGCACCATGTGTGACAAGAGGTTTTTTCAGCGCTACCACCTGGCGAGACACAGCCTCACTCATATGG GTGTGAAACCTTTTGCTTGTACCATGTGTGACATGAGGTTTGTTCAGCGTTACCACCTGGCGAGACACAGCCTCACTCATACGG GTGTGAAACCTTATGCTTGCACCATGTGTGACAAGAGGTTTTTTCAGCGCTACCACCTGGCGAGACACAGCCTCACTCATATGG GTGTGAAACCTTTTGCTTGTACCATGTGTGACATGAGGTTTGTTCAGCGTTACCACCTGACGAGACACAGCCTCACTCATACGG GGGTGAAGCCGTATGCTTGTTCCATGTGTGACATGAGGTTTATTCAGCGTAACCACCTGGAGAGACACAGCCTCACTCATACGG GAGAGAAGCCATTTGCATGTGACATGTGTGATATGAGGTTTATTCAGCGCTACCACCTTGAGAGACACAAGCGTGTCCATAGTGGGGAGAAGCCTTATCAGTGTGAACGGTGCCAGCAG AACTTCTCACGCACAGACCGGCTGTTGCGACATCGGCGATTGTGCCAGGGTCGTGGCGTTGCCAAAGTAGAGAACCAGCCATGCTGCGAACCGCGCCCGTATCCACAAGAACCGCCACCCGCACCCCCAACCTGGAGCCCTTTGCACCCTCCTCCAGGGCGGTTGGCAGTCTGA
- the znf740a gene encoding gastrula zinc finger protein XlCGF57.1 isoform X16: protein MSHLPSSSVRDHMKWAGLLGCEAVLSSMALMQASSMAAPPKKMMAPLGHAPPQREGPDRAPQGHMILPSGMSCPPLLIRKEGEFQAPRLLDEKEMRANEDMQQKKKNRKSVTPCKVREQEGRGGKGTGGDENGPASKVQKNFICDHCYGAFRSGYHLKRHILIHTGEKPYACAVCDMRFIQRYHLERHSLIHTGVKPYACTMCDMRFFQRYHLERHRLTHTGVKPYACSMCDMRFFQRYHLARHTLTHTGVKPYACSMCDMRFFQRYHLARHTLTHTGVKPYACTMCDMRFIQRYQLERHSLTHTGVKPYACTMCDKRFFQRYHLARHSLTHMGVKPFACTMCDMKFFQRYHLARHSLTHTGVKPYACTMCDKRFFQRYHLARHSLTHMGVKPFACTMCDMRFVQRYHLARHSLTHTGVKPYACTMCDKRFFQRYHLARHSLTHMGVKPFACTMCDMRFVQRYHLTRHSLTHTGVKPYACSMCDMRFIQRNHLERHSLTHTGEKPFACDMCDMRFIQRYHLERHKRVHSGEKPYQCERCQQNFSRTDRLLRHRRLCQGRGVAKVENQPCCEPRPYPQEPPPAPPTWSPLHPPPGRLAV from the exons ATGTCACATCTGCCCAGCAGCTCAGTCCGCGACCATATGAAATGG GCGGGGCTGCTTGGCTGTGAAGCTGTCCTCTCCAGTATGGCTTTGATGCAGGCCAGTTCGATGGCCGCTCCACCCAAAAAAATGATGGCTCCACTTGGCCATGCACCGCCTCAGAGAGAGGGACCTGACCGTGCTCCCCAGGGCCATATGATTCTCCCATCGGGAATGAgctgtccaccactg CTTATCCGGAAGGAAGGTGAATTCCAAGCTCCTCGCTTACTGGATGAGAAAGAGATGAGGGCCAACGAGGacatgcagcagaaaaaaaagaacaggaaATCAGTAACACCCTGTAAAGTGAGAGAACAAGAGGGAAGGGGAGGGAAG GGTACAGGTGGCGATGAGAATGGTCCAGCATCCAAAGTGCAGAAAAATTTTATCTGCGACCACTGTTATGGAGCGTTTAGGAGTGGATACCACCTGAAGAGACATATCCTCATTCATACAG GGGAGAAGCCGTATGCTTGTGCCGTATGTGACATGAGGTTTATTCAGCGTTACCACCTGGAGAGACACAGCCTCATTCACACGG GAGTGAAGCCGTACGCTTGTACCATGTGTGACATGAGGTTTTTCCAGCGTTACCACCTGGAGAGACACAGACTCACACATACGG GGGTGAAGCCATATGCTTGCTCAATGTGTGACATGAGATTTTTCCAGAGATACCACCTGGCAAGACACACGCTCACCCATACGG GGGTGAAGCCATACGCTTGCTCCATGTGTGACATGAGGTTCTTCCAGCGTTACCATTTGGCAAGACACACCCTCACACATACTG GGGTGAAGCCTTATGCTTGCACTATGTGTGACATGAGGTTTATTCAACGTTACCAACTGGAGAGACACAGTCTAACTCATACAG GGGTGAAGCCGTACGCTTGCACCATGTGTGACAAGAGGTTTTTTCAGCGCTACCACCTGGCGAGACACAGCCTCACTCATATGG GTGTGAAACCTTTTGCTTGCACCATGTGTGACATGAAGTTTTTTCAACGTTACCACCTGGCGAGACACAGCCTCACTCATACGG GTGTGAAACCTTATGCTTGCACCATGTGTGACAAGAGGTTTTTTCAGCGCTACCACCTGGCGAGACACAGCCTCACTCATATGG GTGTGAAACCTTTTGCTTGTACCATGTGTGACATGAGGTTTGTTCAGCGTTACCACCTGGCGAGACACAGCCTCACTCATACGG GTGTGAAACCTTATGCTTGCACCATGTGTGACAAGAGGTTTTTTCAGCGCTACCACCTGGCGAGACACAGCCTCACTCATATGG GTGTGAAACCTTTTGCTTGTACCATGTGTGACATGAGGTTTGTTCAGCGTTACCACCTGACGAGACACAGCCTCACTCATACGG GGGTGAAGCCGTATGCTTGTTCCATGTGTGACATGAGGTTTATTCAGCGTAACCACCTGGAGAGACACAGCCTCACTCATACGG GAGAGAAGCCATTTGCATGTGACATGTGTGATATGAGGTTTATTCAGCGCTACCACCTTGAGAGACACAAGCGTGTCCATAGTGGGGAGAAGCCTTATCAGTGTGAACGGTGCCAGCAG AACTTCTCACGCACAGACCGGCTGTTGCGACATCGGCGATTGTGCCAGGGTCGTGGCGTTGCCAAAGTAGAGAACCAGCCATGCTGCGAACCGCGCCCGTATCCACAAGAACCGCCACCCGCACCCCCAACCTGGAGCCCTTTGCACCCTCCTCCAGGGCGGTTGGCAGTCTGA
- the znf740a gene encoding gastrula zinc finger protein XlCGF57.1 isoform X15 has protein sequence MSHLPSSSVRDHMKWAGLLGCEAVLSSMALMQASSMAAPPKKMMAPLGHAPPQREGPDRAPQGHMILPSGMSCPPLLIRKEGEFQAPRLLDEKEMRANEDMQQKKKNRKSVTPCKVREQEGRGGKGTGGDENGPASKVQKNFICDHCYGAFRSGYHLKRHILIHTGEKPYACAVCDMRFIQRYHLERHSLIHTGVKPYACSMCDMRFFQRYHLARHSLTHTGVKPYACSMCDMRFFQRYHLARHTLTHTGVKPYACSMCDMRFFQRYHLARHTLTHTGVKPYACTMCDMRFIQRYQLERHSLTHTGVKPYACTMCDKRFFQRYHLARHSLTHMGVKPFACTMCDMKFFQRYHLARHSLTHTGVKPYACTMCDKRFFQRYHLARHSLTHMGVKPFACTMCDMRFVQRYHLARHSLTHTGVKPYACTMCDKRFFQRYHLARHSLTHMGVKPFACTMCDMRFVQRYHLTRHSLTHTGVKPYACSMCDMRFIQRNHLERHSLTHTGEKPFACDMCDMRFIQRYHLERHKRVHSGEKPYQCERCQQNFSRTDRLLRHRRLCQGRGVAKVENQPCCEPRPYPQEPPPAPPTWSPLHPPPGRLAV, from the exons ATGTCACATCTGCCCAGCAGCTCAGTCCGCGACCATATGAAATGG GCGGGGCTGCTTGGCTGTGAAGCTGTCCTCTCCAGTATGGCTTTGATGCAGGCCAGTTCGATGGCCGCTCCACCCAAAAAAATGATGGCTCCACTTGGCCATGCACCGCCTCAGAGAGAGGGACCTGACCGTGCTCCCCAGGGCCATATGATTCTCCCATCGGGAATGAgctgtccaccactg CTTATCCGGAAGGAAGGTGAATTCCAAGCTCCTCGCTTACTGGATGAGAAAGAGATGAGGGCCAACGAGGacatgcagcagaaaaaaaagaacaggaaATCAGTAACACCCTGTAAAGTGAGAGAACAAGAGGGAAGGGGAGGGAAG GGTACAGGTGGCGATGAGAATGGTCCAGCATCCAAAGTGCAGAAAAATTTTATCTGCGACCACTGTTATGGAGCGTTTAGGAGTGGATACCACCTGAAGAGACATATCCTCATTCATACAG GGGAGAAGCCGTATGCTTGTGCCGTATGTGACATGAGGTTTATTCAGCGTTACCACCTGGAGAGACACAGCCTCATTCACACGG GGGTGAAGCCATACGCTTGCTCCATGTGTGATATGAGATTTTTTCAGCGCTACCACTTGGCAAGACACAGCCTCACCCACACGG GGGTGAAGCCATATGCTTGCTCAATGTGTGACATGAGATTTTTCCAGAGATACCACCTGGCAAGACACACGCTCACCCATACGG GGGTGAAGCCATACGCTTGCTCCATGTGTGACATGAGGTTCTTCCAGCGTTACCATTTGGCAAGACACACCCTCACACATACTG GGGTGAAGCCTTATGCTTGCACTATGTGTGACATGAGGTTTATTCAACGTTACCAACTGGAGAGACACAGTCTAACTCATACAG GGGTGAAGCCGTACGCTTGCACCATGTGTGACAAGAGGTTTTTTCAGCGCTACCACCTGGCGAGACACAGCCTCACTCATATGG GTGTGAAACCTTTTGCTTGCACCATGTGTGACATGAAGTTTTTTCAACGTTACCACCTGGCGAGACACAGCCTCACTCATACGG GTGTGAAACCTTATGCTTGCACCATGTGTGACAAGAGGTTTTTTCAGCGCTACCACCTGGCGAGACACAGCCTCACTCATATGG GTGTGAAACCTTTTGCTTGTACCATGTGTGACATGAGGTTTGTTCAGCGTTACCACCTGGCGAGACACAGCCTCACTCATACGG GTGTGAAACCTTATGCTTGCACCATGTGTGACAAGAGGTTTTTTCAGCGCTACCACCTGGCGAGACACAGCCTCACTCATATGG GTGTGAAACCTTTTGCTTGTACCATGTGTGACATGAGGTTTGTTCAGCGTTACCACCTGACGAGACACAGCCTCACTCATACGG GGGTGAAGCCGTATGCTTGTTCCATGTGTGACATGAGGTTTATTCAGCGTAACCACCTGGAGAGACACAGCCTCACTCATACGG GAGAGAAGCCATTTGCATGTGACATGTGTGATATGAGGTTTATTCAGCGCTACCACCTTGAGAGACACAAGCGTGTCCATAGTGGGGAGAAGCCTTATCAGTGTGAACGGTGCCAGCAG AACTTCTCACGCACAGACCGGCTGTTGCGACATCGGCGATTGTGCCAGGGTCGTGGCGTTGCCAAAGTAGAGAACCAGCCATGCTGCGAACCGCGCCCGTATCCACAAGAACCGCCACCCGCACCCCCAACCTGGAGCCCTTTGCACCCTCCTCCAGGGCGGTTGGCAGTCTGA
- the znf740a gene encoding gastrula zinc finger protein XlCGF57.1 isoform X3, whose translation MSHLPSSSVRDHMKWAGLLGCEAVLSSMALMQASSMAAPPKKMMAPLGHAPPQREGPDRAPQGHMILPSGMSCPPLLIRKEGEFQAPRLLDEKEMRANEDMQQKKKNRKSVTPCKVREQEGRGGKGTGGDENGPASKVQKNFICDHCYGAFRSGYHLKRHILIHTGVKPYACTMCDMRFFQRYHLERHRLTHTGVKPYACSMCDMRFFQRYHLARHTLTHTGVKPYACSMCDMRFFQRYHLARHSLTHTGVKPYACSMCDMRFFQRYHLARHTLTHTGVKPYACSMCDMRFFQRYHLARHTLTHTGVKPYACTMCDMRFIQRYQLERHSLTHTGVKPYACTMCDKRFFQRYHLARHSLTHMGVKPFACTMCDMKFFQRYHLARHSLTHTGVKPYACTMCDKRFFQRYHLARHSLTHMGVKPFACTMCDMRFVQRYHLARHSLTHTGVKPYACTMCDKRFFQRYHLARHSLTHMGVKPFACTMCDMRFVQRYHLTRHSLTHTGVKPYACSMCDMRFIQRNHLERHSLTHTGEKPFACDMCDMRFIQRYHLERHKRVHSGEKPYQCERCQQNFSRTDRLLRHRRLCQGRGVAKVENQPCCEPRPYPQEPPPAPPTWSPLHPPPGRLAV comes from the exons ATGTCACATCTGCCCAGCAGCTCAGTCCGCGACCATATGAAATGG GCGGGGCTGCTTGGCTGTGAAGCTGTCCTCTCCAGTATGGCTTTGATGCAGGCCAGTTCGATGGCCGCTCCACCCAAAAAAATGATGGCTCCACTTGGCCATGCACCGCCTCAGAGAGAGGGACCTGACCGTGCTCCCCAGGGCCATATGATTCTCCCATCGGGAATGAgctgtccaccactg CTTATCCGGAAGGAAGGTGAATTCCAAGCTCCTCGCTTACTGGATGAGAAAGAGATGAGGGCCAACGAGGacatgcagcagaaaaaaaagaacaggaaATCAGTAACACCCTGTAAAGTGAGAGAACAAGAGGGAAGGGGAGGGAAG GGTACAGGTGGCGATGAGAATGGTCCAGCATCCAAAGTGCAGAAAAATTTTATCTGCGACCACTGTTATGGAGCGTTTAGGAGTGGATACCACCTGAAGAGACATATCCTCATTCATACAG GAGTGAAGCCGTACGCTTGTACCATGTGTGACATGAGGTTTTTCCAGCGTTACCACCTGGAGAGACACAGACTCACACATACGG GGGTGAAGCCATACGCTTGCTCCATGTGTGACATGAGGTTCTTCCAACGTTACCATCTGGCAAGACACACCCTCACACATACTG GGGTGAAGCCATACGCTTGCTCCATGTGTGATATGAGATTTTTTCAGCGCTACCACTTGGCAAGACACAGCCTCACCCACACGG GGGTGAAGCCATATGCTTGCTCAATGTGTGACATGAGATTTTTCCAGAGATACCACCTGGCAAGACACACGCTCACCCATACGG GGGTGAAGCCATACGCTTGCTCCATGTGTGACATGAGGTTCTTCCAGCGTTACCATTTGGCAAGACACACCCTCACACATACTG GGGTGAAGCCTTATGCTTGCACTATGTGTGACATGAGGTTTATTCAACGTTACCAACTGGAGAGACACAGTCTAACTCATACAG GGGTGAAGCCGTACGCTTGCACCATGTGTGACAAGAGGTTTTTTCAGCGCTACCACCTGGCGAGACACAGCCTCACTCATATGG GTGTGAAACCTTTTGCTTGCACCATGTGTGACATGAAGTTTTTTCAACGTTACCACCTGGCGAGACACAGCCTCACTCATACGG GTGTGAAACCTTATGCTTGCACCATGTGTGACAAGAGGTTTTTTCAGCGCTACCACCTGGCGAGACACAGCCTCACTCATATGG GTGTGAAACCTTTTGCTTGTACCATGTGTGACATGAGGTTTGTTCAGCGTTACCACCTGGCGAGACACAGCCTCACTCATACGG GTGTGAAACCTTATGCTTGCACCATGTGTGACAAGAGGTTTTTTCAGCGCTACCACCTGGCGAGACACAGCCTCACTCATATGG GTGTGAAACCTTTTGCTTGTACCATGTGTGACATGAGGTTTGTTCAGCGTTACCACCTGACGAGACACAGCCTCACTCATACGG GGGTGAAGCCGTATGCTTGTTCCATGTGTGACATGAGGTTTATTCAGCGTAACCACCTGGAGAGACACAGCCTCACTCATACGG GAGAGAAGCCATTTGCATGTGACATGTGTGATATGAGGTTTATTCAGCGCTACCACCTTGAGAGACACAAGCGTGTCCATAGTGGGGAGAAGCCTTATCAGTGTGAACGGTGCCAGCAG AACTTCTCACGCACAGACCGGCTGTTGCGACATCGGCGATTGTGCCAGGGTCGTGGCGTTGCCAAAGTAGAGAACCAGCCATGCTGCGAACCGCGCCCGTATCCACAAGAACCGCCACCCGCACCCCCAACCTGGAGCCCTTTGCACCCTCCTCCAGGGCGGTTGGCAGTCTGA
- the znf740a gene encoding gastrula zinc finger protein XlCGF58.1 isoform X12 encodes MSHLPSSSVRDHMKWAGLLGCEAVLSSMALMQASSMAAPPKKMMAPLGHAPPQREGPDRAPQGHMILPSGMSCPPLLIRKEGEFQAPRLLDEKEMRANEDMQQKKKNRKSVTPCKVREQEGRGGKGTGGDENGPASKVQKNFICDHCYGAFRSGYHLKRHILIHTGEKPYACAVCDMRFIQRYHLERHSLIHTGVKPYACTMCDMRFFQRYHLERHRLTHTGVKPYACSMCDMRFFQRYHLARHTLTHTGVKPYACSMCDMRFFQRYHLARHSLTHTGVKPYACSMCDMRFFQRYHLARHTLTHTGVKPYACSMCDMRFFQRYHLARHTLTHTGVKPYACTMCDMRFIQRYQLERHSLTHTGVKPYACTMCDKRFFQRYHLARHSLTHMGVKPFACTMCDMKFFQRYHLARHSLTHTGVKPYACTMCDKRFFQRYHLARHSLTHMGVKPFACTMCDMRFVQRYHLARHSLTHTGVKPYACSMCDMRFIQRNHLERHSLTHTGEKPFACDMCDMRFIQRYHLERHKRVHSGEKPYQCERCQQNFSRTDRLLRHRRLCQGRGVAKVENQPCCEPRPYPQEPPPAPPTWSPLHPPPGRLAV; translated from the exons ATGTCACATCTGCCCAGCAGCTCAGTCCGCGACCATATGAAATGG GCGGGGCTGCTTGGCTGTGAAGCTGTCCTCTCCAGTATGGCTTTGATGCAGGCCAGTTCGATGGCCGCTCCACCCAAAAAAATGATGGCTCCACTTGGCCATGCACCGCCTCAGAGAGAGGGACCTGACCGTGCTCCCCAGGGCCATATGATTCTCCCATCGGGAATGAgctgtccaccactg CTTATCCGGAAGGAAGGTGAATTCCAAGCTCCTCGCTTACTGGATGAGAAAGAGATGAGGGCCAACGAGGacatgcagcagaaaaaaaagaacaggaaATCAGTAACACCCTGTAAAGTGAGAGAACAAGAGGGAAGGGGAGGGAAG GGTACAGGTGGCGATGAGAATGGTCCAGCATCCAAAGTGCAGAAAAATTTTATCTGCGACCACTGTTATGGAGCGTTTAGGAGTGGATACCACCTGAAGAGACATATCCTCATTCATACAG GGGAGAAGCCGTATGCTTGTGCCGTATGTGACATGAGGTTTATTCAGCGTTACCACCTGGAGAGACACAGCCTCATTCACACGG GAGTGAAGCCGTACGCTTGTACCATGTGTGACATGAGGTTTTTCCAGCGTTACCACCTGGAGAGACACAGACTCACACATACGG GGGTGAAGCCATACGCTTGCTCCATGTGTGACATGAGGTTCTTCCAACGTTACCATCTGGCAAGACACACCCTCACACATACTG GGGTGAAGCCATACGCTTGCTCCATGTGTGATATGAGATTTTTTCAGCGCTACCACTTGGCAAGACACAGCCTCACCCACACGG GGGTGAAGCCATATGCTTGCTCAATGTGTGACATGAGATTTTTCCAGAGATACCACCTGGCAAGACACACGCTCACCCATACGG GGGTGAAGCCATACGCTTGCTCCATGTGTGACATGAGGTTCTTCCAGCGTTACCATTTGGCAAGACACACCCTCACACATACTG GGGTGAAGCCTTATGCTTGCACTATGTGTGACATGAGGTTTATTCAACGTTACCAACTGGAGAGACACAGTCTAACTCATACAG GGGTGAAGCCGTACGCTTGCACCATGTGTGACAAGAGGTTTTTTCAGCGCTACCACCTGGCGAGACACAGCCTCACTCATATGG GTGTGAAACCTTTTGCTTGCACCATGTGTGACATGAAGTTTTTTCAACGTTACCACCTGGCGAGACACAGCCTCACTCATACGG GTGTGAAACCTTATGCTTGCACCATGTGTGACAAGAGGTTTTTTCAGCGCTACCACCTGGCGAGACACAGCCTCACTCATATGG GTGTGAAACCTTTTGCTTGTACCATGTGTGACATGAGGTTTGTTCAGCGTTACCACCTGGCGAGACACAGCCTCACTCATACGG GGGTGAAGCCGTATGCTTGTTCCATGTGTGACATGAGGTTTATTCAGCGTAACCACCTGGAGAGACACAGCCTCACTCATACGG GAGAGAAGCCATTTGCATGTGACATGTGTGATATGAGGTTTATTCAGCGCTACCACCTTGAGAGACACAAGCGTGTCCATAGTGGGGAGAAGCCTTATCAGTGTGAACGGTGCCAGCAG AACTTCTCACGCACAGACCGGCTGTTGCGACATCGGCGATTGTGCCAGGGTCGTGGCGTTGCCAAAGTAGAGAACCAGCCATGCTGCGAACCGCGCCCGTATCCACAAGAACCGCCACCCGCACCCCCAACCTGGAGCCCTTTGCACCCTCCTCCAGGGCGGTTGGCAGTCTGA